TCTGGAGCATCAGGATTTCGGCGGATTTGGCCTCGCCGGGGAAAAAGATGATCCCGTGGGCCAGGGTTCCCGGGGCCACGGATTTATTTTTCAGGGATTTTGAGTCCAGATCGTCCATGATTTCCATCCGGGCGTCCCCCGCCTCGCCATAGCCGCCGGCCCCGCCCATGACGGCCCCGGCGGCGGCCCCCACGGCGGCCCCTTTGCCCGCCGACTCCAGAACGTTTTCATTGGACACGATGCCGATGGCCGCGCCGATGATGGAGCCGGCCGCGGCGCCCAGCATGCCGTGATAGGCGCCTTTTTTGACGATTTTTTTCGTCTGGGAATATTGGGTGGTCCGGTCATAGGCCTCTTTGTCGCTTAAAACAGGCCAGATGTTTCCCTCGACGTCCTGGAGAAAAGTCTGGGTCG
The DNA window shown above is from Candidatus Desulfarcum epimagneticum and carries:
- a CDS encoding conserved exported hypothetical protein (Evidence 4 : Unknown function but conserved in other organisms); the protein is MKKILAAWPALIALLFLFGCSTAYKATPLPFKSPAAYGNARSAAGAEVAARAFDDRAEAQKIFGFDIRNAGMLPVQVVFDHQGKSPIEINPTQTFLQDVEGNIWPVLSDKEAYDRTTQYSQTKKIVKKGAYHGMLGAAAGSIIGAAIGIVSNENVLESAGKGAAVGAAAGAVMGGAGGYGEAGDARMEIMDDLDSKSLKNKSVAPGTLAHGIIFFPGEAKSAEILMLQIVEIDTGEKYSLRFPLK